A single Ignavibacteriales bacterium DNA region contains:
- a CDS encoding flippase-like domain-containing protein — MISIVQQIVKSIPRHKGKWIVAVKLIATVWLVSFLTGKVGGVNLWEVIVSADMVYMGLAILLMVPNITMQFQKWKFLAKQVVGTREDAELGKAFFMGILFGSFTPGRLGEYLGRKLALKDEGLLEVTIVTFLDKIFNLFFIAGVGALSLTLFLYVTIEVPAIAATALFVTIAILFFLFMHLLISEIWWNNSVVKYISKFRFLKNYRERFLILKDLDKSLISRLMLYSGGIYIIILLQYALLVMSFSGQNDILNYVWGAALFFYTKSFIPAFTWGELGVREAVSIFYLTSFGLSEAVGFNASLFLFLINIFLPSLPGVWFLLRNK, encoded by the coding sequence TTGATCTCCATTGTTCAGCAGATTGTAAAAAGCATACCCCGCCATAAAGGGAAATGGATAGTAGCCGTTAAACTGATAGCCACCGTCTGGCTGGTCAGTTTTCTTACGGGCAAAGTCGGAGGTGTAAATCTTTGGGAGGTTATCGTATCCGCTGATATGGTCTATATGGGGCTTGCCATTTTGCTCATGGTGCCCAATATTACCATGCAGTTCCAGAAGTGGAAGTTTCTGGCAAAACAGGTTGTGGGAACCCGGGAGGATGCCGAACTTGGCAAGGCCTTTTTTATGGGAATTCTCTTCGGCTCTTTCACTCCGGGGAGACTGGGTGAATATCTCGGAAGAAAGCTTGCCCTTAAAGATGAAGGGCTTCTTGAGGTAACGATAGTTACGTTTCTGGATAAAATTTTTAATCTCTTTTTTATTGCCGGTGTAGGGGCACTCTCACTGACACTTTTTCTCTATGTAACTATTGAGGTTCCCGCAATAGCAGCGACCGCACTCTTTGTTACTATCGCAATACTCTTTTTTCTTTTCATGCATCTGCTGATAAGCGAGATCTGGTGGAACAATTCCGTTGTAAAATATATATCAAAGTTCCGGTTCCTTAAAAATTACCGTGAGCGGTTTCTGATACTGAAGGATCTGGATAAAAGTCTGATCAGCCGCCTGATGCTTTATTCAGGGGGAATTTATATCATTATTTTGCTTCAGTATGCACTCCTGGTGATGTCTTTCAGCGGTCAGAATGATATTCTGAATTATGTATGGGGAGCTGCTCTTTTCTTTTATACAAAATCTTTTATTCCGGCTTTTACCTGGGGAGAACTGGGCGTCAGGGAAGCGGTGTCAATTTTTTATCTTACCTCATTCGGCCTTTCCGAAGCGGTTGGTTTTAATGCCTCCCTCTTCTTATTCTTAATTAATATATTTTTACCCTCACTCCCTGGTGTCTGGTTTCTGCTGAGAAATAAATAA
- a CDS encoding glycosyltransferase, giving the protein MDYLPLSAGILLFYYAAFLFRVCRGIVRLKRISSEKANDSVPYVSVIIPFRNEEKNIPRLIASLEGQKYPKDSFEILLINDHSDDSSVKIIQAYTGEISVTLLHLPDGVTGKKSAITYGVSHARGEIIAGTDADCVHSPEWLSTLSAAFDSTTGMVTGPVTIAEGKGIFERMQRLEHAGLSLSGAGLIGTNHPVICSGANIAYRKSLFEKINGFDAAKTLTSGDDEQLMHKIFYQEKKKVVFLFDKRCLVTTIPEKRTAEFLQQRRRWASKSLNYRIQTILMLSPLFLFFIAYIALFAAAVHDPAQYTLFFLAVFLLKTAADFMVLRQGVGIYMEKLSPGVLLPAELLHPLYIIYSVLAGVFSGFTWKKRDHRK; this is encoded by the coding sequence ATGGATTACCTTCCTCTTTCTGCGGGTATTCTGCTTTTTTATTACGCTGCGTTTCTTTTCAGAGTATGCAGAGGGATAGTCCGGTTAAAAAGAATCAGCAGTGAAAAAGCGAACGACTCTGTACCGTATGTGTCAGTCATCATACCGTTCAGGAATGAAGAGAAAAATATCCCGCGGCTGATAGCTTCACTTGAGGGGCAGAAATATCCAAAGGATTCATTTGAAATACTATTGATCAACGATCACTCAGATGACAGCAGCGTTAAGATAATTCAGGCATATACGGGGGAAATTTCTGTTACACTCCTGCATTTGCCCGATGGCGTTACGGGAAAAAAAAGCGCTATTACTTATGGCGTTTCACATGCTCGTGGGGAAATTATAGCAGGGACGGATGCGGATTGTGTTCATTCGCCGGAATGGCTGAGCACACTTTCGGCGGCATTTGACAGTACAACCGGAATGGTTACCGGTCCGGTGACAATTGCAGAGGGGAAGGGGATATTTGAACGGATGCAGCGCTTGGAACACGCGGGACTTTCACTCTCGGGAGCCGGACTAATCGGTACAAATCATCCGGTCATCTGCAGCGGTGCAAACATAGCTTATCGCAAATCTTTATTTGAGAAGATAAACGGATTTGATGCCGCCAAAACTCTTACATCTGGCGATGATGAACAGCTTATGCATAAGATATTCTATCAGGAGAAGAAAAAGGTTGTATTTCTCTTTGACAAGCGCTGTCTGGTGACAACAATTCCTGAAAAGAGAACAGCGGAGTTCTTACAGCAGAGAAGAAGATGGGCCAGCAAAAGTCTGAATTACCGTATCCAGACAATACTGATGCTTTCGCCTCTTTTCCTTTTTTTTATTGCATATATAGCGCTGTTTGCGGCTGCTGTGCATGATCCGGCACAATACACACTGTTTTTTCTTGCGGTATTTTTGCTCAAAACCGCGGCTGACTTTATGGTACTGAGGCAGGGGGTTGGAATATATATGGAAAAACTCTCCCCGGGTGTTCTGCTTCCGGCTGAATTACTGCACCCATTGTATATCATTTATTCTGTGCTTGCGGGAGTATTTTCGGGATTTACCTGGAAAAAAAGAGATCACAGGAAATAA
- a CDS encoding polysaccharide deacetylase family protein has protein sequence MPVSPFISPPSFIRSFFSETIWETNDGSVLFTFDDGPYPESTEIILQWLDEKKIKAQFFINATGDRGALREIAQSGHLLSNHLGTHRRALFMSRKEIEKSLIETNDLISNISGIECRYFRPPYGIPFFGMAHMMRKLLMKTVMWSLLSWDFRHEVKSVTRIIDRYIKTGNIMVFHNNPNTSPKIKEILDFTYSKIISKNLRIGDPAACLKQ, from the coding sequence ATGCCTGTCAGTCCTTTTATCTCTCCGCCCAGTTTCATCCGGAGCTTTTTTTCTGAAACGATCTGGGAAACCAATGATGGTTCCGTGCTTTTTACTTTTGATGACGGGCCTTATCCTGAGAGTACAGAAATAATTCTGCAATGGCTCGATGAAAAAAAGATTAAAGCACAGTTTTTCATTAATGCAACGGGAGACCGGGGAGCATTGCGTGAAATTGCGCAGAGCGGCCATCTGCTTTCAAATCATCTGGGAACACACAGAAGGGCACTTTTCATGAGCAGAAAAGAGATTGAAAAATCACTGATCGAAACAAACGACCTGATTTCGAATATATCCGGCATTGAATGCAGATATTTCCGGCCTCCATACGGCATACCGTTTTTTGGAATGGCTCACATGATGAGGAAACTTCTGATGAAGACGGTTATGTGGTCATTGCTGAGCTGGGACTTCCGCCATGAGGTAAAGTCCGTAACGCGGATTATTGATCGGTATATTAAAACGGGTAACATCATGGTGTTTCATAATAACCCGAATACCAGTCCGAAGATTAAAGAGATTCTGGATTTTACTTATTCAAAAATCATATCGAAAAACCTGAGGATCGGAGATCCGGCCGCATGCCTGAAGCAGTAG
- a CDS encoding glycosyltransferase yields the protein MPEAVVLSVFSFYALLVIAAVAGLMRRHESGSTDPIFVSVIVPARNEEGNIGACIESLLSQKYPVYLFEIIIVNDGSEDRTKQIVSEYQKIDSRIIVTDSRNDIALPPGKSCALESGIRLAKGDIILNTDADCIVPEDWISSLVSYYHNRVSMVNGVTLPEGRGWLSGVQTLDFAFLHGVAAGFSGIRVPLAGMGNNMSYKKDSYLKTGGFEKLGFSVTEDFQLTRAFLQQGEKVVHIASEGTSVRTLPVNDFGGLFSQKKRWAAGGLKSPPVFYLLFFAAWLASAGLFIAPFMLQGYCLLLPLLKFLADFLLLHNLLHKVKMRGVLRYFLPFELYLSVYVIIFPLILPFSKGITWKGRYFR from the coding sequence ATGCCTGAAGCAGTAGTACTATCCGTCTTTTCGTTTTATGCTTTACTCGTTATTGCTGCCGTTGCAGGACTGATGAGGAGGCATGAATCGGGGAGTACGGATCCTATCTTTGTTTCTGTAATCGTCCCTGCCAGAAATGAAGAAGGTAATATAGGTGCCTGCATTGAATCTCTTCTCAGTCAGAAATATCCGGTTTATCTTTTTGAGATAATCATCGTCAATGACGGCTCAGAGGACAGGACAAAACAGATAGTGAGTGAATATCAAAAAATAGATTCGAGAATTATTGTAACTGATAGCCGGAATGATATCGCGCTGCCCCCGGGTAAGTCCTGCGCGCTCGAATCGGGTATCCGTCTGGCTAAAGGGGATATTATCCTGAATACCGATGCTGACTGCATTGTGCCGGAAGATTGGATTTCCTCCCTTGTTTCATACTACCATAACCGTGTTTCAATGGTTAACGGGGTAACCTTGCCGGAAGGAAGGGGATGGTTGAGCGGGGTGCAGACACTTGATTTTGCATTTCTTCATGGGGTGGCGGCGGGATTTTCAGGGATAAGGGTGCCGTTAGCAGGAATGGGCAACAACATGTCCTATAAAAAAGATTCATATCTGAAGACCGGGGGATTTGAAAAACTGGGGTTTTCGGTGACTGAAGATTTTCAGCTGACCAGGGCTTTTTTACAGCAAGGGGAAAAAGTGGTGCACATTGCTTCAGAAGGAACCTCGGTCAGAACACTGCCGGTCAATGATTTTGGGGGACTGTTCAGCCAAAAGAAACGCTGGGCTGCGGGAGGACTGAAAAGCCCGCCGGTCTTTTACCTTCTGTTTTTCGCTGCATGGCTCGCTTCTGCCGGACTTTTTATCGCTCCTTTTATGCTGCAGGGGTATTGTCTTCTGCTCCCCCTGCTGAAGTTTCTGGCCGACTTTTTACTTCTCCATAATCTTTTGCATAAGGTAAAAATGCGGGGGGTATTGAGATATTTTCTTCCCTTTGAGTTATATTTGTCAGTTTATGTTATCATTTTTCCGTTAATTCTCCCGTTTTCAAAGGGAATTACATGGAAAGGAAGATACTTCCGTTAA
- the bshC gene encoding bacillithiol biosynthesis cysteine-adding enzyme BshC encodes MFVKFSEIGGFSKLFTDYIENYQKISNYFAADYRNAEGFPPLFRDISSTKRNHAAALKEIITSQYKKLTPSLKTFHNLNLLDKKNTLFITTGQQLGMFGGPLYTLYKTITAIKLADQLSADFPEYSFVPLFWLEGDDHDIDEVDFVQVFDEAGQTVRLLYPSELAGPDKRLTVGEIRFDDQIYQLFDELDKNLRNTDFKERLMELLRSCYFPGNSFKEAFKALMFELFDEKGLIIFDPIDSRVKELLKPVFKNEIENYRTHMEKLIRVSAKLDEEYHAQVKIRPVNLFMKQDNERFALEPDDNGGFRLRRKKFSASKEELLSAIENTPELFSPNVLLRPVCQDFLFPTAFYVGGPGEVSYFAQVSVLYEEFNLQMPVIYPRASATIFEKGITNTLAKFGFTPQEVFVLGDALIEAGLKQVSELNLSGHFDRTNETIDQAMAQLRAAIASVDKTIADASETTRKKMLGYLGELRSKASEAEKRKHETSVRQLNKVLSTVYPEKSLQEREISFIYYANKYGMDSVKMLFNELKHDEFGHQIITLG; translated from the coding sequence ATGTTTGTAAAATTCTCTGAAATTGGTGGTTTTTCTAAACTTTTCACAGATTACATTGAAAATTATCAAAAAATAAGCAATTATTTTGCGGCCGATTACCGGAACGCAGAAGGTTTCCCTCCCCTTTTCCGGGATATTTCCTCCACGAAGAGGAATCATGCCGCCGCCCTTAAAGAAATAATTACTTCCCAATATAAAAAATTAACCCCGTCCCTTAAGACGTTTCATAATCTTAACCTGCTGGACAAAAAAAATACCCTGTTCATCACCACCGGACAGCAGCTTGGCATGTTCGGCGGACCGCTTTATACCCTCTATAAAACCATAACAGCCATTAAACTGGCAGATCAGCTTTCTGCCGACTTCCCTGAGTACAGCTTCGTTCCCCTTTTCTGGCTTGAGGGAGATGATCATGATATTGATGAAGTGGATTTTGTTCAGGTTTTTGATGAGGCCGGGCAGACCGTTCGGCTCCTCTACCCTTCCGAACTTGCCGGACCGGACAAGCGCCTGACCGTAGGAGAGATCAGGTTTGATGATCAGATTTATCAGCTCTTTGATGAACTGGATAAAAATCTGCGCAATACCGATTTTAAGGAACGGCTTATGGAACTGCTACGTTCCTGCTATTTCCCCGGCAATAGTTTTAAGGAGGCATTTAAGGCGCTCATGTTTGAGCTCTTTGATGAGAAGGGGCTCATCATCTTTGACCCGATAGATTCCCGGGTAAAGGAGCTGCTCAAACCGGTATTCAAAAACGAGATTGAAAACTACCGCACCCACATGGAAAAGCTCATCCGTGTTTCTGCAAAACTGGATGAGGAGTATCATGCACAGGTTAAAATCCGGCCCGTCAATCTTTTTATGAAGCAGGATAACGAACGCTTCGCGCTAGAGCCGGATGATAACGGCGGATTCCGTCTCAGAAGAAAAAAATTCTCTGCCTCAAAGGAAGAACTGCTTAGCGCCATCGAAAACACTCCGGAACTGTTCAGCCCCAATGTTTTATTAAGACCTGTTTGCCAGGACTTCCTTTTCCCAACCGCATTTTATGTTGGCGGTCCCGGGGAGGTAAGTTATTTCGCTCAGGTTTCTGTGCTTTATGAAGAGTTCAACCTTCAGATGCCGGTTATATATCCGCGTGCATCAGCAACGATATTCGAAAAAGGAATTACCAATACCCTGGCTAAATTCGGATTTACTCCGCAGGAAGTTTTTGTTCTTGGGGACGCACTTATTGAAGCCGGACTAAAGCAGGTGTCTGAATTAAATCTCTCGGGACATTTTGACCGGACCAATGAAACAATTGACCAGGCAATGGCTCAGCTCCGGGCAGCAATTGCATCAGTAGATAAAACGATTGCAGATGCTTCCGAGACAACCCGAAAAAAAATGCTGGGATATTTAGGTGAACTCCGCTCCAAAGCATCAGAAGCGGAAAAAAGGAAACATGAAACTTCGGTAAGGCAGCTCAATAAAGTGCTTTCAACCGTATATCCTGAAAAGAGTCTGCAGGAGCGTGAAATCAGCTTTATCTACTATGCGAATAAATACGGCATGGATTCAGTTAAGATGCTCTTTAACGAACTCAAACACGATGAGTTTGGGCATCAGATAATTACGCTGGGGTAA